In Syngnathoides biaculeatus isolate LvHL_M chromosome 5, ASM1980259v1, whole genome shotgun sequence, the following are encoded in one genomic region:
- the nppcl gene encoding C-type natriuretic peptide-like has product MLLRSILLGTALLILAPMEALEARALHPSSDGAQLMEQLLDRYNDLLTMDDLENLLNSPADEQSTLSSGAKASEFPAKWAEVQLETPWLRLLRGALANQKPAESERSRRGWNRGCFGLKLDRIGSMSGLGC; this is encoded by the exons ATGTTGCTTCGTTCCATACTGCTCGGAACCGCCCTGCTCATCCTGGCCCCCATGGAGGCCCTCGAGGCTCGCGCTCTTCATCCTTCCTCTGATGGCGCTCAG TTAATGGAGCAGCTCCTCGATCGTTATAATGACCTGCTGACCATGGACGACCTGGAGAACCTTCTGAACAGCCCGGCGGACGAGCAGTCCACCTTGTCTTCCGGGGCCAAAGCGTCCGAGTTTCCTGCCAAATGGGCCGAAGTCCAGCTGGAGACACCCTGGCTCCGCCTCCTCCGCGGGGCCCTGGCCAATCAGAAGCCGGCAGAGTCAGAGCGCTCCAGGAGGGGATGGAACCGAGGCTGCTTTGGCCTTAAACTGGACCGTATCGGGTCGATGAGCGGATTGGGTTGTTAG